The Pyruvatibacter sp. HU-CL02332 genome includes a window with the following:
- the glmU gene encoding bifunctional UDP-N-acetylglucosamine diphosphorylase/glucosamine-1-phosphate N-acetyltransferase GlmU yields the protein MTSPSSDTRPLAVVILAAGKGTRMRSDIPKVLHKIAGKSIVGHAASAPAELSPDRLVIVVGPGMEGIADDVPGAVAVVQHERLGTAHAVLTARQALADFDGDLMVLNGDVPLIQPKTLVDLRESITTGAAVAVLGYHCSTEHAYGRLIIDENGALDRIVENKDATDAEKQTNLCNSNAIVLAAEHAWDILTAIGNDNAQGEYYLPDVVKVARAKGLNCTYALAPEDEVHGINSRSELARAEGFLQARLRQRAMDEGATLIAPDTVFFSHDTKLGRDVIVEPHVVFGPGVTVADNVTVKAFSHLEGATVADSATVGPYVRLRPGADVGVGAKIGNFVEVKKASIEEGAKVSHLSYIGDARIGAHANVGAGTITCNYDGYDKHFTDVGAGAFIGSNTSLVAPVKIADGGFTGSGSVITKNVSADALAVERAQQKEVAGWAAKFRARKEAAKKKGS from the coding sequence ATGACTTCACCTTCTTCCGACACGCGCCCCCTGGCAGTGGTCATCCTTGCCGCCGGCAAGGGGACACGCATGCGGTCGGACATTCCCAAGGTGCTGCACAAGATTGCCGGCAAAAGCATTGTCGGGCACGCGGCGTCTGCACCCGCTGAGCTTTCGCCGGACAGGCTGGTGATCGTTGTCGGGCCGGGCATGGAAGGCATCGCTGATGACGTGCCAGGTGCTGTTGCTGTCGTTCAGCATGAGCGCCTGGGGACGGCACATGCGGTACTCACGGCGCGCCAGGCGCTTGCCGATTTCGACGGCGACCTAATGGTCCTCAATGGCGACGTGCCGCTCATTCAGCCAAAAACGCTGGTGGACCTGCGAGAGTCCATCACCACGGGTGCTGCCGTTGCTGTGCTCGGGTATCACTGCAGCACCGAGCACGCCTATGGACGACTGATTATTGATGAAAATGGCGCGCTCGACCGCATCGTCGAAAACAAGGATGCGACGGACGCGGAGAAGCAGACAAATCTGTGCAACTCGAATGCGATTGTTCTGGCTGCGGAGCACGCCTGGGACATTCTGACGGCAATCGGCAATGACAATGCACAGGGCGAGTACTACCTGCCGGATGTGGTCAAGGTTGCGCGGGCCAAAGGGCTCAACTGCACTTATGCGCTGGCGCCGGAAGACGAAGTTCACGGGATCAATTCACGGTCCGAGCTAGCCCGGGCTGAAGGTTTTCTGCAAGCGCGCCTGCGGCAACGGGCCATGGACGAGGGCGCAACCCTGATTGCTCCGGACACGGTGTTTTTCAGCCATGATACGAAGCTGGGACGCGACGTCATCGTGGAACCGCATGTGGTTTTCGGCCCCGGTGTCACCGTAGCGGACAACGTCACCGTCAAAGCATTCTCGCACCTTGAAGGAGCAACCGTCGCAGACAGCGCCACTGTGGGCCCCTATGTGCGGCTGCGGCCAGGCGCTGATGTGGGTGTCGGGGCCAAGATCGGCAACTTTGTCGAAGTGAAGAAAGCCTCCATCGAGGAGGGCGCCAAGGTCAGCCATCTGTCCTATATCGGTGACGCACGCATTGGCGCACACGCCAATGTAGGTGCAGGTACCATCACCTGTAACTACGATGGCTATGACAAGCACTTCACCGATGTGGGAGCGGGGGCGTTTATCGGCTCCAACACTTCCCTGGTGGCGCCGGTGAAAATTGCTGATGGCGGCTTTACCGGATCGGGCAGCGTTATCACCAAGAATGTAAGCGCTGACGCGCTGGCAGTGGAACGTGCGCAGCAGAAGGAGGTTGCCGGGTGGGCTGCCAAGTTCCGCGCGCGCAAGGAAGCTGCCAAGAAGAAGGGGTCTTAG
- the glmS gene encoding glutamine--fructose-6-phosphate transaminase (isomerizing) — protein MCGIVGVIGKSDVAPVILESLRRLEYRGYDSAGIATLVDGAIDRRRAIGKLNALSGELDLSPLNGTIGIGHTRWATHGAPTQNNAHPHATENVAVVHNGIIENFRELRQELEAAGATFSSDTDTEVIAHLINGYLADGKKPKDAVEATLSRLEGAFALAIVFKGENKLMIGARQGSPLAVGYGDGEMYLGSDAFALAPMTNRVAYLEDGDWVVITDTSAVVYNAEGREVSRPVQVVPVSAALVDKGNHRHFMAKEIHEQPEVAGHVLGHYVDPYTQTTRVPDLPFDLADIPKITIVACGTAYYAAVVAKYWFEQLARVPVEVDVASEFRYREGAMTPGGLALFISQSGETADTLAALRYCRENGQHIASIVNVTESTIARESDHIFPTLAGPEIGVASTKAFVCQLMVLAILAIATAHRRGTIDDAEHARLTSELTAMPRHLSDVLRLEPQIEKLSYELSNARDVLYLGRGVSFPLALEGALKLKEISYIHAEGYPAGELKHGPIALIDDTLPVIVIAPWDKLFEKTVSNMQEVMARGGRIILLSDKRGIDIAGDEASALLQMPDVDPFTAPILYAVPLQLIAYHTAVHKGTDVDQPRNLAKSVTVE, from the coding sequence ATGTGCGGCATTGTTGGTGTTATCGGCAAAAGCGATGTAGCTCCCGTCATTCTCGAGAGCCTGCGACGGCTCGAGTATCGCGGCTATGATAGTGCGGGCATCGCAACCCTGGTGGATGGTGCCATTGATCGCCGTCGAGCGATCGGCAAGCTCAATGCGCTGTCAGGCGAACTGGATCTCTCGCCCCTGAATGGCACCATTGGCATTGGCCATACCCGTTGGGCCACCCACGGCGCGCCAACTCAAAACAATGCACACCCCCATGCGACGGAAAATGTGGCCGTTGTTCACAATGGCATCATCGAGAACTTTCGCGAATTGCGGCAGGAGCTCGAGGCCGCGGGAGCAACCTTCTCGTCAGACACCGACACTGAGGTCATTGCTCATCTGATTAATGGCTACCTGGCTGACGGCAAGAAACCCAAGGATGCGGTGGAGGCAACACTGTCCCGCCTGGAAGGTGCCTTCGCGCTGGCGATCGTCTTCAAGGGCGAGAACAAGCTGATGATCGGTGCGCGTCAGGGCAGTCCGCTGGCGGTTGGCTATGGCGACGGCGAGATGTATCTGGGGTCCGACGCCTTTGCGCTGGCTCCCATGACAAACCGGGTGGCCTATCTGGAGGATGGCGACTGGGTCGTCATTACGGATACCAGCGCTGTTGTGTACAACGCCGAAGGCCGTGAAGTGTCGCGTCCAGTGCAGGTTGTTCCCGTGTCTGCGGCGCTCGTGGACAAGGGCAACCATCGCCACTTCATGGCAAAGGAAATCCACGAGCAGCCGGAAGTGGCCGGGCATGTGCTGGGTCACTATGTGGACCCGTACACGCAGACAACGCGGGTGCCGGACCTGCCATTTGATCTCGCGGACATTCCCAAGATCACCATCGTGGCTTGTGGCACAGCCTATTATGCGGCTGTGGTTGCCAAATACTGGTTCGAGCAGTTGGCGCGCGTTCCGGTGGAAGTGGATGTGGCGTCAGAGTTCCGCTATCGCGAAGGTGCGATGACGCCGGGCGGTCTGGCGCTCTTCATCAGCCAGTCAGGCGAGACCGCCGATACGCTTGCGGCGCTGCGCTATTGCCGTGAGAACGGACAACACATTGCCAGTATCGTGAATGTCACTGAGAGCACGATTGCGCGGGAGTCGGATCATATTTTCCCGACACTTGCCGGCCCCGAAATCGGCGTTGCCTCGACCAAAGCCTTTGTGTGTCAGCTGATGGTTCTGGCGATACTTGCCATTGCCACCGCACACCGGCGCGGCACAATTGATGATGCCGAGCACGCACGCCTCACAAGTGAACTGACCGCGATGCCCCGGCACCTGTCAGACGTCCTGCGGCTTGAGCCTCAGATCGAGAAACTCTCCTATGAGCTGTCGAATGCCCGCGACGTGCTTTATCTGGGGCGCGGTGTCAGTTTCCCGCTGGCGCTGGAAGGTGCGCTGAAGCTCAAGGAAATTTCCTACATTCATGCCGAGGGCTATCCGGCGGGTGAACTCAAGCACGGACCGATTGCACTTATTGATGACACGCTTCCGGTGATCGTCATCGCACCGTGGGACAAATTGTTTGAGAAGACCGTGTCCAACATGCAGGAAGTGATGGCGCGTGGCGGGCGGATCATTCTGCTGTCCGACAAGCGCGGCATCGACATTGCCGGAGATGAGGCGAGTGCATTGTTGCAGATGCCTGACGTCGATCCGTTCACGGCGCCGATCCTGTACGCCGTACCGCTTCAGCTGATCGCCTATCACACCGCCGTGCATAAAGGCACGGATGTGGATCAGCCACGCAATCTGGCAAAGTCAGTGACGGTCGAGTAG
- a CDS encoding tetratricopeptide repeat protein has translation MKSKTTTFGVSLWGLVLGALVVLAAGLAMPSAALSQAQSQPQTQAEAKQAILARTNEATQALIDGRLNDALRLFNEIIATNAQLPRIMAAAHYHRGIIHQKRGAFNEAAADYTTALWLEELPDNMRARAHYNRGTALDNLGQQERAKQDFDLAISLAPDMSAAYNNRANVLRRVGALEAAVADYDQSIALGNPLPHLPHYGRAIAKEALGDIEGARADLEKAISLAPDYEPAGAALAALPAAPSALAVAATPEPVKPAASAMADLAELPPAKIAIVETAMLPPPPAPTPVSTPTSAQVAKPVQPQRVEVPSRMSVASAPVAIRPAAVPQAQQVAQQWAQPVQAAPSVEARRITTAGTAQPVTATKTAPMPMMGTWTTTILPAGSNAVLTLDDVTPQPALPATALRTSQETQIAAMAPQPRTGLSFPGVATEGFRQAALAPAPALQRSYAPSSSTGYAVQLASFRSEAEAALAWESVRSSHATTLQDREHLVQRAEVPGKGTYYRLRVGPMAGKSTAAALCNTLKAEGQDCYVTKL, from the coding sequence GTGAAATCTAAAACGACCACATTTGGCGTATCCCTTTGGGGACTAGTCCTGGGTGCTTTGGTAGTGCTTGCAGCAGGGCTTGCTATGCCTAGCGCAGCTCTATCGCAGGCCCAAAGTCAGCCACAAACTCAGGCGGAAGCTAAACAGGCCATTCTGGCGCGCACCAATGAGGCCACGCAGGCCCTTATTGACGGACGGCTAAATGACGCCTTGCGCCTGTTCAATGAAATCATCGCCACCAACGCCCAACTGCCGCGCATCATGGCAGCGGCCCACTATCATCGTGGCATCATCCACCAAAAACGCGGCGCGTTTAACGAGGCTGCAGCGGACTACACTACCGCGCTGTGGCTGGAAGAACTGCCGGACAACATGCGTGCACGGGCCCATTACAATCGTGGCACGGCGCTGGATAATCTGGGGCAGCAGGAGCGCGCCAAGCAGGATTTTGATCTGGCCATTTCCCTGGCCCCGGACATGTCTGCTGCTTACAACAACCGCGCAAATGTATTGCGCCGGGTAGGGGCTCTTGAGGCCGCCGTTGCGGACTATGACCAGTCCATTGCCCTTGGAAACCCGCTTCCGCATCTGCCGCACTACGGCCGGGCTATCGCCAAGGAAGCATTAGGTGACATAGAAGGCGCGCGGGCTGACCTCGAAAAGGCCATCTCTCTGGCGCCGGACTATGAGCCTGCCGGCGCAGCCCTTGCCGCCTTGCCGGCAGCGCCCTCGGCCCTTGCCGTTGCAGCCACACCGGAACCTGTGAAACCCGCAGCATCTGCCATGGCGGATCTTGCTGAGCTACCACCGGCTAAGATAGCAATCGTGGAAACCGCGATGCTTCCACCACCACCTGCGCCAACTCCGGTTTCAACTCCGACGTCTGCACAAGTGGCAAAACCGGTTCAGCCGCAGCGTGTTGAAGTGCCTTCGCGGATGTCGGTTGCCTCCGCTCCGGTGGCCATCCGTCCGGCGGCTGTTCCGCAGGCTCAGCAAGTAGCTCAGCAATGGGCGCAGCCGGTTCAGGCAGCCCCATCAGTCGAAGCGCGCCGCATCACCACAGCGGGCACAGCCCAACCGGTGACAGCAACCAAGACCGCACCCATGCCGATGATGGGTACATGGACGACGACCATTCTGCCTGCGGGAAGCAATGCAGTTCTGACGCTGGACGACGTGACGCCACAGCCAGCGCTCCCGGCCACCGCGTTGCGGACATCACAGGAAACGCAGATAGCCGCCATGGCACCACAACCCAGAACAGGGCTCTCGTTTCCCGGTGTTGCGACTGAAGGTTTCCGGCAGGCAGCTCTTGCGCCTGCTCCGGCTCTCCAGCGCAGCTATGCGCCATCAAGTTCAACAGGTTATGCGGTGCAACTTGCAAGCTTCCGTTCTGAGGCTGAGGCCGCACTGGCGTGGGAGAGTGTCCGGTCCTCCCACGCCACTACATTGCAGGATCGCGAGCATCTGGTGCAGCGTGCCGAGGTGCCCGGGAAAGGCACGTATTATCGCCTGCGTGTCGGCCCCATGGCGGGCAAGTCAACAGCAGCTGCATTGTGCAACACGCTGAAGGCCGAAGGTCAGGACTGCTACGTCACCAAGTTGTAA
- a CDS encoding DUF3237 domain-containing protein: MVAALKSEFLCSMAASLDASLPVGAGPIGNRMVAYVASGTVEGDKLKGDILPGGGDWALVRQDGCLVIDVRICIKTHDGAIIYVTYGGRMDIPADLQPKVFNPQTAESVDPADYYFRTCPLFETGDERYAWLNRIQAVGVGRLTSTGVSYDVHQIL, translated from the coding sequence ATGGTTGCAGCACTCAAAAGCGAGTTTCTTTGTTCCATGGCGGCATCGCTTGATGCATCGCTGCCGGTTGGCGCGGGGCCCATCGGCAATCGCATGGTGGCTTATGTGGCCAGCGGCACAGTCGAAGGTGACAAACTCAAGGGTGATATATTGCCGGGCGGGGGTGACTGGGCGCTGGTCCGCCAGGATGGCTGCCTGGTGATTGATGTGCGCATCTGCATCAAGACCCATGATGGTGCGATCATCTATGTGACCTATGGCGGGCGGATGGACATTCCCGCTGACCTTCAGCCCAAGGTGTTTAATCCGCAGACTGCTGAAAGTGTGGATCCGGCCGACTACTATTTCCGAACCTGTCCGCTGTTTGAAACGGGTGACGAGCGCTATGCCTGGCTGAATCGCATTCAGGCTGTCGGTGTTGGCCGTCTGACCTCCACGGGCGTCAGCTACGATGTGCATCAAATCCTCTAA
- a CDS encoding YbaN family protein: MSHNNLGMWDAAASAEAFLRLNDDETDPAETDRLIKEAVKEELRNSWLHMSRRGLWIALGVTFLMIGAVGVFLPLIPTTGPLLVAAWAFAKGSPALHHWLISNKLFGPFIVEWETYGVIKPRAKLFALSSMGLASAWMIFGADMHWALAALGVGLCMFGSAYVASRPSSHADQNDAAS, encoded by the coding sequence ATGTCGCACAACAATTTGGGCATGTGGGATGCAGCAGCATCTGCGGAGGCCTTCTTGCGGCTCAACGATGACGAGACAGACCCTGCGGAAACCGACCGCCTCATCAAAGAGGCGGTGAAGGAAGAGCTCCGCAATAGCTGGTTGCACATGTCCCGTCGTGGCCTGTGGATCGCCCTTGGCGTCACATTTTTGATGATTGGTGCGGTTGGCGTGTTCCTGCCGCTGATCCCCACAACAGGACCCCTGCTGGTCGCCGCCTGGGCTTTCGCCAAGGGGTCACCTGCCCTTCATCACTGGTTGATTTCAAACAAGCTGTTTGGCCCATTCATTGTGGAATGGGAGACCTATGGCGTTATCAAGCCGCGCGCCAAACTATTTGCACTCAGCAGCATGGGGCTGGCATCTGCGTGGATGATATTTGGTGCTGATATGCACTGGGCTTTAGCGGCACTGGGTGTCGGTCTTTGCATGTTTGGCTCGGCTTACGTGGCAAGCCGCCCGTCCTCGCACGCCGATCAGAACGACGCCGCTAGCTAG